A window from Aliamphritea hakodatensis encodes these proteins:
- a CDS encoding DUF2058 domain-containing protein, whose product MAGSLQDQLLGAGLATKKQANKAKADQRKKTKKSKTVKKGEVYQDQDELNRQAVIARQKEEKLEKDKALNREREEQRLQKEIDAAARQIIQQNLISIPANGDVEYNFVDGSKIKKLYVDNELQNQLANGNLAIAQLDSKYVVIPAGAAEKINERRPELIISRQEKETADPDDPYADFQIPDDLMW is encoded by the coding sequence ATGGCAGGTTCACTTCAGGATCAACTACTGGGCGCAGGTCTGGCAACAAAAAAGCAGGCCAATAAAGCTAAAGCTGATCAGCGTAAAAAAACTAAAAAGTCCAAAACCGTCAAAAAAGGCGAGGTCTATCAGGACCAGGATGAGCTGAACCGTCAGGCTGTGATAGCCCGACAAAAAGAAGAAAAACTGGAAAAAGACAAAGCCCTGAACCGGGAACGGGAAGAACAGCGTCTGCAAAAAGAAATTGATGCCGCTGCCCGTCAGATCATTCAGCAAAACCTCATCAGCATCCCTGCAAACGGCGATGTCGAATATAACTTTGTCGACGGCAGTAAAATCAAAAAACTCTATGTGGATAATGAACTGCAGAATCAGTTGGCAAACGGCAACCTGGCCATTGCCCAGCTGGATAGCAAATATGTGGTCATTCCCGCCGGGGCTGCTGAGAAGATTAACGAACGCCGTCCAGAACTGATCATCAGCCGTCAGGAGAAAGAAACGGCTGATCCGGATGATCCGTACGCAGACTTCCAGATTCCGGATGACTTAATGTGGTGA
- a CDS encoding sigma-54-dependent transcriptional regulator yields the protein MSTDNLYPEFGILLVDDETSFLRSLSLTLRRSGNITHLHQCSDSREVMPLLASQNIGLVLLDLTMPHISGEQLLQQITERYPDIGVIIISGLNQVESAVSCLQQGAFDYFVKTSEEGRLIEGIKRAIRMQELLRENQALGQRMLSNTLEHPQVFDPIISRSKQMHGVFQYTESIAPSSQPLLISGESGTGKELLARAVHQLSNRKGELVTVNIAGLDDHIFADTLFGHRRGAFTGADKDRPGLIEQAANGTLFLDEIGDLSPSSQIKLLRLLQEGEYYPLGSDRPKRSSARIIAATHQDLQHKQQNDDFRRDLYYRLCTHQVRIPPLRQRKEDLPLLLDHFLKRAAEDMQKTVPGYPQELTQLLATHSFPGNIRELRALVFDALSRHRSHLLSLDVFRQALNKDSEETSTQMNTEAVVFNPDCSLPTLTEISHLLVSEAMERADNNQSLAARLLGISQPALSKRLKNMR from the coding sequence ATGAGCACCGACAACCTGTACCCCGAATTCGGCATATTACTGGTCGATGATGAAACCTCCTTTCTGCGCAGCCTCAGCCTGACCCTGCGTCGCAGCGGTAATATCACTCACCTGCACCAGTGCAGCGACAGCCGCGAAGTAATGCCGCTGCTTGCCAGCCAGAATATCGGTCTGGTGCTGCTGGATCTGACCATGCCTCATATATCCGGCGAGCAACTGCTGCAGCAGATAACCGAACGTTACCCGGACATCGGCGTCATTATCATCAGCGGCCTGAATCAGGTGGAGTCCGCCGTTAGCTGTCTGCAACAGGGAGCCTTTGATTATTTCGTTAAGACCAGCGAAGAAGGCCGTCTGATCGAAGGCATTAAACGGGCCATCAGGATGCAGGAACTCCTGCGTGAAAATCAGGCACTGGGGCAACGTATGCTCAGCAACACCCTTGAGCATCCACAAGTCTTTGACCCGATCATCAGCCGCAGCAAACAAATGCACGGGGTGTTTCAGTACACCGAATCCATCGCGCCCAGCTCACAACCACTGCTGATCAGTGGCGAAAGTGGCACCGGTAAAGAACTGCTGGCCAGAGCCGTCCACCAGCTCAGCAATCGCAAAGGTGAACTGGTCACCGTGAATATTGCCGGGCTGGATGACCATATCTTTGCCGATACGCTGTTTGGCCACCGCCGCGGGGCTTTCACCGGTGCAGATAAAGACCGCCCCGGCCTGATCGAACAGGCAGCCAACGGTACGCTGTTTCTGGATGAAATCGGCGACCTGAGCCCAAGCTCTCAGATAAAACTCCTGCGCCTCTTACAGGAAGGCGAATACTACCCGCTGGGCAGCGACCGCCCCAAACGCAGCAGTGCCCGCATCATTGCCGCCACCCATCAGGACCTGCAACACAAACAGCAAAATGACGACTTCCGCCGCGATCTGTATTACCGGCTCTGCACCCATCAGGTAAGAATTCCCCCGCTACGCCAGCGGAAAGAAGACCTGCCTCTGCTGCTCGATCATTTTCTCAAACGGGCCGCCGAAGACATGCAGAAAACGGTGCCGGGCTACCCGCAGGAACTGACCCAGTTACTGGCCACCCACAGCTTTCCCGGCAATATCCGCGAATTGAGGGCACTGGTGTTTGATGCCCTCAGTCGGCACCGCTCCCACCTCTTATCACTGGACGTATTCCGGCAGGCGCTGAACAAAGACAGCGAAGAAACCAGTACGCAAATGAATACCGAAGCCGTGGTGTTTAACCCCGACTGCAGCCTGCCAACACTCACAGAAATCAGCCATCTGCTGGTCAGTGAAGCCATGGAACGGGCGGACAATAACCAATCATTGGCAGCACGGTTGCTGGGCATCTCCCAACCCGCTCTGAGTAAGCGCTTAAAAAACATGCGCTAA
- a CDS encoding aspartate ammonia-lyase yields the protein MNSSNDTRAEQDLLGQADIPRHAYYGIQTWRAQQNFDLSGVSLQHFPHLISALAMVKQAAARANYQLGFLEQEPADAIEQACRLIVGGEFHDAFIVDMIQGGAGTSTNMNANEVIANVALELSGHSKGDYQHLHPNNHVNMSQSTNDAYPTAVRLAILLSHGNLVSRLTSLQTSLIAKAEEFSDILKMGRTQLQDAVPMTLGQEFNSWASTLGEDIQRIAGLAELLTEVNLGGTAIGTGINADKRYGKLAVSELAKISGYPLIQATDLVEASSDMGAFVLFSSMLKRLAIKLSKIANDLRLLSMGPRAGLNEINLPPQQPGSSIMPGKINPVIPEAVNQVAYQVMGNDLAVCMAAEAGQLQLNAMEPLIAFNVLESIRLLSQAMPMLEERCIAGITANREHCRHQVDNSIGVVTALNPHIGYENATRIARQALHSGASVVDLVREEALLSDQQLAEILKPENMIHPGR from the coding sequence ATGAACAGTTCTAACGACACCCGTGCTGAACAGGACCTCCTGGGACAGGCGGACATTCCCAGGCACGCCTATTACGGCATTCAAACCTGGCGTGCGCAGCAGAATTTCGATTTAAGCGGTGTCAGCCTGCAACACTTTCCCCACCTGATCAGCGCACTGGCCATGGTTAAGCAGGCGGCGGCCCGGGCCAATTATCAGTTGGGCTTTCTTGAGCAGGAACCGGCCGATGCCATTGAGCAGGCCTGCCGTCTGATTGTCGGCGGAGAATTTCATGATGCCTTTATCGTCGACATGATTCAGGGCGGCGCAGGCACGTCCACCAATATGAACGCCAATGAAGTCATCGCCAATGTGGCACTGGAGCTTTCGGGTCACAGCAAAGGGGATTATCAGCACCTGCACCCGAACAATCACGTCAACATGTCCCAGTCGACCAATGACGCTTACCCCACCGCAGTCCGGCTGGCCATTCTGCTCAGCCACGGCAATTTAGTCAGCCGTCTGACCAGTCTGCAAACCAGCCTGATTGCCAAAGCCGAAGAATTCAGCGACATCCTGAAGATGGGCCGCACCCAGCTACAGGATGCAGTGCCGATGACACTGGGCCAGGAATTTAACAGCTGGGCCTCCACCCTTGGCGAAGACATTCAGCGCATTGCCGGGCTGGCTGAACTGCTCACCGAAGTTAACCTGGGCGGTACCGCCATCGGGACCGGCATCAATGCCGACAAACGTTACGGCAAACTGGCGGTCAGCGAACTGGCTAAAATCAGCGGTTACCCGCTGATTCAGGCCACCGATCTGGTGGAAGCCAGCTCAGACATGGGGGCCTTCGTACTCTTTTCCAGCATGTTGAAACGGCTGGCCATCAAGCTGTCAAAAATCGCCAACGACCTGCGTCTGCTAAGCATGGGCCCGAGGGCCGGCTTAAACGAAATCAACCTGCCGCCGCAACAGCCCGGCAGCTCGATCATGCCCGGCAAGATCAACCCTGTCATTCCCGAAGCGGTCAATCAGGTTGCCTATCAGGTAATGGGCAATGATCTGGCGGTCTGTATGGCTGCCGAAGCCGGCCAGCTTCAGCTCAATGCCATGGAACCGCTGATTGCTTTTAACGTACTGGAATCCATCCGCCTGCTCAGTCAGGCAATGCCGATGCTGGAAGAACGCTGCATCGCAGGCATCACGGCCAACCGTGAACATTGCCGCCATCAGGTGGACAACAGCATCGGTGTGGTCACCGCACTGAACCCACATATCGGTTATGAAAACGCCACCCGTATTGCCCGGCAGGCGCTGCATTCAGGTGCCAGCGTTGTCGATCTGGTGCGTGAAGAAGCCCTGCTGTCTGATCAGCAGCTGGCGGAAATTCTGAAACCCGAAAACATGATTCATCCCGGCCGCTAA
- a CDS encoding dicarboxylate/amino acid:cation symporter yields MSDSSLSMNKGGIWRSMALWKKIFIGMLAGVAVGAFMGPDAEVLKPIGTLFINAIKMLIVPLVFCSLVVGVTSMQDSAKMGRIGIKSIVIYLLSTAIAISIGLGLGTVFMPGEGLNMVADANAAVAAKESPSLVSTIINLIPKNPIEALAGGKILQIIVFALGLGIALNMIGETGKPAIKVFNSLAEGMYKLTSLVMNFAPYGIFALMAWVAGKYGADVLLPLAKVIAAVYIGCIIHVLVVYTGAIAIIAKLPPVQYLKGIVSAQMMAFTSTSSSGTLPVSIRCARENLGVSKGTASFVLPLGATINMDGTALYQGVAALFVAQAFGIDLSMADYMTIIATSTLASIGTAGVPGAGLIMLSLVLSTVGLPMEGLAIIAGIDRILDMARTCVNVSGDLMVSVLIGKSENELDSDVYKSDEPQTATQS; encoded by the coding sequence ATGTCTGATTCATCCCTGTCCATGAATAAAGGCGGCATCTGGCGCTCCATGGCACTCTGGAAGAAAATCTTCATCGGTATGCTCGCTGGTGTCGCCGTCGGCGCATTTATGGGTCCTGATGCTGAGGTGCTTAAACCGATCGGCACCCTGTTCATCAATGCCATTAAAATGCTGATTGTCCCGCTGGTATTCTGTTCTCTGGTGGTCGGTGTGACCTCCATGCAAGACAGCGCCAAAATGGGCCGTATCGGCATCAAATCCATTGTTATCTACCTGCTGAGTACCGCAATTGCGATCTCGATCGGTCTGGGTCTGGGCACCGTTTTCATGCCCGGCGAAGGCCTGAATATGGTTGCGGATGCCAATGCGGCAGTGGCCGCCAAAGAATCCCCCAGCCTGGTCTCTACGATCATTAACCTGATTCCGAAAAACCCGATTGAAGCACTGGCCGGCGGTAAGATTCTGCAGATCATCGTCTTTGCACTGGGTCTGGGCATCGCCCTGAACATGATAGGCGAAACCGGTAAACCGGCCATCAAGGTCTTCAACAGCCTGGCTGAAGGCATGTACAAGCTGACCTCGCTGGTGATGAACTTTGCCCCTTACGGCATCTTCGCCCTGATGGCATGGGTCGCCGGTAAGTACGGTGCAGATGTGTTACTGCCGCTGGCAAAAGTCATTGCGGCTGTATACATCGGCTGCATCATTCACGTACTGGTCGTGTACACCGGCGCTATCGCTATAATCGCTAAACTGCCGCCGGTGCAATATCTGAAAGGCATCGTCAGCGCACAAATGATGGCATTCACCTCCACCAGCAGCTCAGGCACACTGCCTGTCAGCATCCGTTGCGCCCGGGAAAATCTTGGCGTATCCAAGGGTACTGCCAGCTTTGTGCTGCCTTTAGGCGCCACCATCAATATGGATGGTACGGCACTGTATCAGGGTGTTGCCGCACTGTTTGTCGCTCAGGCCTTCGGCATTGATCTGAGCATGGCAGACTACATGACCATCATTGCTACCTCCACACTGGCATCTATCGGTACCGCCGGTGTACCCGGTGCCGGCCTGATCATGCTGTCGCTGGTACTAAGCACGGTTGGTCTGCCAATGGAAGGTCTGGCAATCATTGCCGGTATCGACCGTATCCTGGATATGGCCCGGACCTGTGTGAATGTATCCGGTGACCTGATGGTCTCCGTGCTGATCGGCAAGAGTGAAAACGAGCTGGACAGCGACGTGTATAAATCTGATGAGCCACAGACAGCGACCCAAAGCTAA
- a CDS encoding DUF938 domain-containing protein, translating into MLNFSPSCERNQQPILEQFQGLLADSRHVLEVGSGSGQHALFFARRFPWLTWQPTELIMNYGALQLNLMEEAVENVLPPQVLDVCQPRWDVDSADVVFTANTLHIMGWPQVECFFTGVGATLEPGGQLIVYGPFRYGGDYTSASNAGFDQWLKQRDPVSGIRDFEAVNALAEAVGLALRADVAMPANNQLLVWVKPEV; encoded by the coding sequence ATGCTTAATTTTTCCCCCAGTTGTGAGCGAAATCAGCAGCCCATTCTTGAGCAGTTTCAGGGCTTGCTGGCTGACAGCCGGCACGTGCTGGAAGTGGGTAGCGGTTCAGGGCAGCATGCGTTGTTTTTTGCCCGCCGGTTTCCATGGCTTACCTGGCAGCCGACAGAGCTGATTATGAATTACGGGGCACTGCAGCTGAATCTGATGGAGGAGGCCGTTGAAAATGTATTGCCGCCGCAGGTTCTGGATGTGTGTCAGCCGCGCTGGGATGTTGATAGTGCCGATGTTGTTTTTACGGCCAATACCTTGCATATCATGGGCTGGCCACAGGTCGAGTGTTTTTTCACCGGAGTGGGGGCCACGCTTGAGCCGGGCGGACAACTGATTGTATACGGGCCATTCCGTTATGGAGGTGACTATACCAGTGCCAGTAATGCCGGGTTTGATCAGTGGCTGAAGCAGCGTGATCCGGTCAGCGGAATCCGTGACTTTGAGGCGGTCAATGCGCTGGCGGAAGCTGTGGGGTTAGCGCTGAGAGCAGACGTGGCAATGCCGGCAAATAATCAGTTGCTGGTTTGGGTTAAGCCTGAGGTGTAG
- a CDS encoding formylglycine-generating enzyme family protein, translating into MSVSRISPVVPRIVSACSVSVLALSAAVSHAKDTVVIPAGSFQMGCSVNDTACDRDEGPQGGTAVNVPAFELDKFEVTVASYQACIDAGICVRPKDFQRNKYCNVGAEGRDNHPANCVDWQEALTYCEWKGGRLPYEAEWEKAARAGSASRYPWGEEVSCKNAILDDGVTMGSVPNEPDGCGEDRTWPVGSRDANAFGLFDMQGNAGEWMMNWYASDGIAQYAAGNLTDQAQSRQRLVRGGSWDENKANLRSSFRNVKPPVSGRSIYGSIGFRCAYDPS; encoded by the coding sequence ATGTCTGTTTCCCGGATTTCTCCCGTTGTTCCCCGGATAGTGTCTGCCTGCAGTGTGTCTGTACTGGCATTGTCTGCGGCCGTTTCCCATGCAAAAGATACCGTTGTCATCCCCGCCGGCAGCTTTCAGATGGGCTGTTCAGTGAATGATACCGCCTGTGACCGTGATGAAGGTCCGCAGGGCGGAACGGCAGTGAATGTCCCGGCCTTTGAGCTGGATAAGTTTGAAGTGACGGTGGCCTCCTATCAGGCCTGTATTGATGCAGGTATCTGTGTACGGCCGAAAGATTTTCAGCGTAATAAATACTGTAATGTCGGTGCTGAGGGTCGGGATAATCACCCGGCTAACTGTGTCGACTGGCAGGAGGCCCTGACTTACTGCGAATGGAAAGGCGGGCGATTGCCCTACGAGGCTGAATGGGAAAAGGCAGCCCGTGCCGGTTCTGCCAGCCGTTACCCCTGGGGGGAGGAAGTCAGCTGTAAAAACGCCATTCTGGATGACGGCGTAACCATGGGGTCTGTTCCGAATGAGCCGGACGGTTGTGGTGAAGACCGCACCTGGCCGGTTGGCAGCCGTGATGCTAACGCCTTTGGCCTGTTTGATATGCAGGGTAATGCCGGTGAATGGATGATGAACTGGTATGCATCTGACGGTATCGCGCAGTATGCGGCGGGCAATCTGACTGATCAGGCGCAAAGCCGTCAGCGTCTGGTGCGGGGCGGTTCATGGGATGAGAATAAAGCCAATTTGCGCAGCTCGTTCCGTAATGTTAAACCGCCGGTCAGTGGCCGGAGTATTTACGGTTCTATTGGCTTCCGCTGTGCCTATGATCCAAGTTAA
- a CDS encoding transporter substrate-binding domain-containing protein, whose translation MTHFKRLFPALLFCFSLHSIASETIIIGGDYSYPPYEFIDEKGQPSGYNVELTQAIAEVMGMKIEFRMDEWSLVRDALQNGEIDALQGMVSSAERGKQFLFSPPHAIVHQSIFARRGEPRASSLQQLQGKQVVVQKNGIMHDYLLQNNVGAIINTAETHADALRQLSSGKHDFALVANLPGLYLEQELGLNNIMPVGQPFQAQQYGYAVLRGNEALLARFSEGLAILNNTGRKQEIYNKWLGSLQDRGIPWRDIGKITFWASVLLLIFLSVAVIWNRLLKREVNKRTRELHIQQQQLIQADKMTSLGILVSGVAHEINNPTGLLLLNLPIIQDAWRDCEATLEERFREQGDFDLGGLPYSQMRQEIPALLEDMHTGARRIKRIVNDLKDFSRQEDDDIRETFNLNDVVNTTIRLLDNNIQKYTDNFSSRLASHLPDSSGNAQRIEQVIINLIVNACQALENRTQNIHLETFYLPTQNLVGLDITDQGHGISPQDQPRLLDPFFTTRREHGGTGLGLSISGGIVKSHGGQLEFAANKPRGTRVRMTIACHQEPL comes from the coding sequence TTGACTCACTTCAAACGGTTATTTCCAGCCCTGCTTTTTTGTTTTTCACTGCACAGCATTGCCAGTGAAACCATCATCATCGGCGGTGATTACTCCTACCCGCCTTATGAGTTCATTGATGAGAAAGGCCAGCCAAGCGGCTATAACGTTGAACTGACTCAGGCGATCGCCGAAGTCATGGGAATGAAAATTGAATTCCGCATGGACGAATGGTCCCTTGTCAGGGATGCACTGCAAAATGGCGAAATTGACGCGTTGCAAGGCATGGTCAGTTCTGCTGAGCGGGGCAAGCAATTTCTCTTCAGCCCGCCCCACGCCATTGTCCATCAATCCATATTTGCCCGCCGTGGCGAACCCCGGGCATCCAGTCTGCAACAACTGCAGGGTAAACAGGTGGTCGTTCAGAAAAATGGCATCATGCATGACTACCTGCTGCAAAATAACGTCGGGGCCATCATAAACACCGCCGAAACCCACGCAGATGCCCTCCGGCAATTGTCATCCGGCAAACACGACTTTGCACTGGTAGCCAACCTGCCCGGCCTGTATCTGGAACAGGAACTGGGGCTGAATAACATCATGCCTGTCGGCCAGCCTTTTCAGGCCCAGCAATACGGCTATGCGGTATTACGGGGTAACGAAGCTTTACTGGCCCGCTTCAGTGAAGGACTGGCGATCCTGAATAACACCGGCCGTAAACAGGAAATTTACAATAAATGGCTGGGATCTCTGCAGGACAGAGGGATTCCATGGCGGGATATTGGCAAGATCACCTTCTGGGCATCCGTATTACTGCTGATCTTTCTCAGTGTAGCCGTGATCTGGAACCGGTTACTCAAGCGGGAAGTAAACAAACGCACCCGGGAACTGCATATCCAGCAACAACAACTCATTCAGGCAGACAAAATGACCTCTCTCGGCATTCTTGTCTCCGGGGTTGCCCACGAAATTAATAACCCCACCGGGCTGTTACTGCTAAACCTGCCAATCATTCAGGATGCCTGGCGAGACTGTGAAGCAACACTCGAAGAGCGCTTCCGGGAACAGGGAGACTTTGATCTGGGTGGCCTGCCCTACTCACAAATGCGTCAGGAAATTCCTGCCCTGCTGGAAGATATGCACACCGGCGCCCGGCGCATCAAACGTATCGTCAACGACCTGAAAGACTTTTCCCGCCAGGAAGACGACGATATCCGGGAAACCTTTAACCTGAACGATGTCGTCAATACCACCATCCGGCTGCTGGACAACAATATCCAGAAATACACCGATAACTTCAGCAGCAGGCTGGCCAGCCACCTGCCCGACAGCAGTGGCAATGCTCAGCGAATCGAACAGGTCATCATTAACCTGATCGTCAATGCCTGCCAGGCGCTGGAAAACAGAACACAGAATATTCATCTGGAAACCTTCTACCTGCCCACGCAAAATCTGGTGGGGCTGGATATCACCGATCAGGGCCACGGCATTTCACCGCAAGACCAGCCCCGCCTGCTTGACCCGTTTTTCACCACCCGCCGCGAACACGGCGGCACCGGTCTGGGTCTGTCAATTTCCGGCGGTATTGTGAAAAGCCACGGTGGCCAGTTAGAATTCGCCGCCAATAAACCCCGGGGAACCCGGGTGCGTATGACGATTGCCTGCCATCAGGAACCCCTATGA
- a CDS encoding cold-shock protein, protein MSTTTGTVKWFNADKGYGFIEQENGPDVFVHFRAINTTGFKTLTEGQQVSFEVTQGQKGPQAENVSVL, encoded by the coding sequence ATGTCTACTACTACTGGTACCGTAAAATGGTTCAATGCCGATAAAGGCTATGGTTTTATCGAGCAGGAAAACGGTCCTGACGTATTCGTTCACTTCCGTGCCATCAACACGACTGGCTTCAAAACCCTGACCGAAGGTCAGCAGGTTTCTTTTGAAGTGACTCAGGGCCAGAAAGGTCCTCAAGCTGAGAACGTTTCTGTTCTGTAA